In the Deinococcus ficus genome, one interval contains:
- a CDS encoding cobyric acid synthase — protein sequence MGNAIMVQGCTSNAGKSYLASALCRALADEGLRVAPFKAQNMSNNAGVTPAGLEMGRAQLVQARAARVMPDVRMNPVLLKPEADTRSQVVLLGRADPELTALPWRERKGQLWPHVQEALHSLMAEFDVVVIEGAGSPAEVNLRSSDIVNMRVAREVQAAVLLAADIDRGGAFAHLLGTWHCLIPEERALLRGFILNRFRGDASLLSPAPEWLQEQTGVPTVGVVPWLDVPLPEEDGVALEGAAAHGDGGFVAIARLPRVSNLDEFAPLGELARWVASPADLVGARAVILPGSKSTAADLAWLRASGLAGAITRLAAQGVPVLGVCGGLQMLGSRITDPHGVEGGGDVAGLGLLDLETEFAPLKTTRLTRLTDAETGFALEGYEIHHGQTVAGAGASACTPGLLWRQGNVRGTYLHGLLENPAYLERFLGWADLPVPAGLDSLDARLDAIAARVKASLDWPFVRGLL from the coding sequence ATGGGAAACGCCATCATGGTGCAGGGCTGCACGAGTAATGCGGGGAAGTCGTATCTGGCGTCGGCATTGTGTCGGGCGCTGGCGGATGAGGGGTTGCGGGTGGCGCCGTTCAAGGCGCAGAACATGAGCAATAACGCGGGGGTGACGCCGGCGGGCTTGGAGATGGGGCGGGCGCAGCTGGTGCAGGCGCGGGCGGCGCGGGTGATGCCGGACGTGCGGATGAATCCGGTGCTGCTCAAGCCGGAGGCGGACACGCGCAGTCAGGTGGTGCTGCTGGGCCGCGCGGACCCGGAGCTGACGGCCCTGCCCTGGCGGGAGCGCAAGGGGCAGTTGTGGCCACACGTGCAGGAGGCGCTGCACAGCCTGATGGCGGAGTTCGACGTGGTGGTGATCGAGGGAGCGGGCAGTCCGGCGGAGGTGAACCTGCGCAGTTCGGACATCGTGAACATGCGGGTGGCGCGGGAGGTGCAGGCGGCGGTCCTGCTGGCGGCGGACATTGACCGGGGTGGAGCGTTCGCGCATCTGCTGGGCACGTGGCACTGCCTGATTCCGGAAGAGCGGGCGCTGCTGCGGGGGTTCATCCTGAACCGCTTCCGGGGGGACGCGTCGCTGCTCTCCCCTGCTCCGGAGTGGTTGCAGGAGCAGACGGGTGTGCCGACGGTGGGCGTGGTGCCTTGGCTGGACGTTCCGCTGCCGGAGGAGGACGGCGTGGCCCTGGAGGGCGCCGCGGCGCATGGGGACGGGGGGTTCGTGGCGATTGCGCGGCTGCCGCGGGTGTCGAACCTGGACGAGTTCGCGCCGCTGGGGGAACTGGCGCGCTGGGTGGCATCCCCGGCGGATCTGGTGGGGGCGCGGGCGGTGATCCTGCCGGGCAGCAAGAGCACGGCGGCGGACCTGGCGTGGCTGCGGGCGTCGGGGCTGGCGGGGGCGATCACCCGGCTGGCGGCGCAGGGCGTGCCGGTGCTGGGCGTGTGCGGAGGGTTGCAGATGCTGGGCTCGCGCATCACGGACCCGCATGGCGTGGAGGGCGGCGGGGACGTGGCGGGCCTGGGTCTGCTGGACCTGGAGACGGAGTTCGCGCCCCTGAAAACCACGCGATTGACGCGCCTGACGGACGCGGAGACGGGCTTCGCGCTGGAGGGCTACGAGATTCACCACGGGCAGACGGTGGCGGGCGCCGGCGCCAGCGCCTGCACGCCGGGGCTGCTGTGGCGCCAGGGGAACGTGCGCGGCACGTACCTGCACGGCCTGCTGGAGAACCCGGCGTACCTGGAGCGGTTCCTGGGCTGGGCGGACCTGCCGGTCCCGGCGGGCCTGGATTCGCTGGATGCGCGTCTGGACGCAATCGCGGCGCGGGTAAAGGCCAGCCTGGACTGGCCGTTCGTGCGGGGACTGCTCTGA
- a CDS encoding pyridoxal phosphate-dependent aminotransferase encodes MTGLPPLLPRAPHGGPTATPFRGLDFSVNSNPYGPNPELLRAAQQADHAHYPDPTYQATRARLASWHGVTPDEIALSVGASDLLHRLARAFLPAGATLLSLHVPFGELARAAQLQRGQIQVVPDLPEHLPPHTRLVYVGHPHNPTGHRLSTAELQRLAQQCEGAGALLILDEAYAPFLPDGAAPPRHPNLMRLQSPGKAHGLVGVRPAYAIAAPSVIAKLENLAPAWHVPAGTDALLAALPDAQAFLHTTLPLVRQHALVLAAALREFGELQHHGTPYLLLRVGNAAQVAQALLGHNIRVRDCASYALPEWIRVSTRTPQENDALITRLKEVIR; translated from the coding sequence CCCCTACGGCCCCAACCCCGAACTCCTGCGGGCCGCGCAGCAGGCCGATCACGCCCACTACCCCGACCCCACCTACCAGGCCACCCGCGCCCGACTGGCGAGCTGGCACGGCGTCACCCCGGACGAGATCGCCCTCAGCGTCGGCGCGTCGGACCTGCTGCACCGCCTCGCGCGGGCGTTCCTGCCCGCCGGAGCAACCCTGCTCAGCCTGCACGTCCCGTTCGGCGAACTCGCCCGCGCCGCGCAGCTGCAACGCGGACAGATTCAGGTGGTGCCCGATCTACCCGAGCACCTGCCGCCACACACCCGGCTGGTGTACGTAGGCCACCCGCACAACCCCACCGGGCACCGCCTCAGCACTGCGGAACTCCAGCGTCTTGCGCAGCAGTGCGAGGGGGCGGGCGCCCTCCTGATCCTGGACGAGGCGTACGCGCCTTTCCTGCCGGACGGCGCTGCTCCGCCGCGGCATCCGAATCTGATGCGCCTGCAGTCCCCCGGCAAGGCCCACGGGCTGGTCGGCGTCCGCCCCGCCTACGCCATCGCCGCTCCCAGCGTCATCGCGAAGCTGGAGAACCTGGCGCCCGCGTGGCACGTGCCCGCCGGCACGGACGCCCTGCTGGCCGCCCTCCCGGACGCGCAAGCGTTCCTGCACACCACCCTGCCACTCGTCCGGCAGCATGCCCTGGTGCTCGCCGCCGCCCTGCGCGAGTTTGGCGAGTTGCAGCATCACGGGACGCCCTACCTGCTCCTGCGCGTCGGAAACGCCGCCCAGGTCGCACAGGCCCTGCTCGGTCACAACATTCGCGTCCGGGACTGCGCCAGCTATGCCCTGCCGGAATGGATTCGCGTCAGCACGCGCACGCCTCAGGAGAACGACGCGCTGATCACAAGACTCAAGGAGGTCATCCGGTAA
- the cobU gene encoding bifunctional adenosylcobinamide kinase/adenosylcobinamide-phosphate guanylyltransferase has translation MARLVFVTGGARSGKSAYAERRAAQAGEAVTYVATGVAFDAEMQDRIGRHRADRPAGWVTVEAPVDVPAAVREAGTPVVLLDCLSVWVNNLMFHDWPDDQILQAADDLLAVARARSGTVILVTNEVGFGIVPDGALSRRYRDVLGWVNQRCAHGSDEAALIVSGLPLTLKGVS, from the coding sequence ATGGCACGCCTGGTGTTCGTGACGGGCGGCGCCCGCAGCGGGAAGAGCGCGTACGCGGAGCGGCGGGCGGCGCAGGCGGGCGAGGCCGTGACGTACGTGGCGACCGGGGTGGCGTTCGATGCGGAGATGCAGGACCGGATCGGGCGGCACCGCGCGGACCGCCCGGCGGGCTGGGTAACCGTGGAGGCACCCGTGGACGTGCCCGCAGCGGTGCGGGAGGCGGGCACGCCGGTGGTGCTGCTGGACTGCCTAAGCGTGTGGGTGAACAACCTGATGTTCCACGACTGGCCGGACGACCAGATCCTACAGGCCGCCGACGACCTGCTCGCCGTCGCCCGGGCGCGGTCCGGGACGGTCATTCTCGTGACGAACGAGGTGGGGTTCGGGATCGTGCCGGACGGCGCCCTCTCCCGCCGCTACCGGGACGTGCTCGGCTGGGTGAACCAGCGCTGCGCGCACGGCAGCGACGAGGCTGCGCTGATCGTCAGCGGCCTACCCCTCACCCTGAAAGGAGTTTCATGA